CTCCAGAGTTGGTACCAGGATCAGAGATGCAAGGAATGAATCCAGAAGTGTTGAACCCAGAGTCCCAAAGTATGAAGTTTGTTCATCTGAATCTAGGACCGAAGTTTTCTGGTATGAAAGCAGGCCCACAGTTACAAGATGTGAAATGTTCTGAGTTGATGATGGGTATAAAGCTTCAAGATAAAAAATCGGCAGGGTTTGCTTCTAGATCACACTTGCAAGGTATGAGATCTTCTgaagtgatcccagggtcaaaaCTTCAACAAATGAAACCCTCTGAGTTCAACCATGGTCCAAAGCTACAAGGTGGGAAATCTGATTTAATTCAGATGAGGAAGATTCAAGGTGTGAAATCTGTGGAGTTCAACCCTGGACCACAGAAACAAGGTGAGAAATCTGATTTGATGCTAGAGTGCAGGCTCTAAGATTTGAAATCTGTTGACTTAAAACTGGTTCTGCAGTTACAAGGTGTACCATCTTCTGAGTTAGCACCAAAAACAAAGCTTCAAAGTGGAGAATCTGTGGAGTTCCTTACCAGACCCACGTGGAAAGACATGAAGCCTCTTGAATTGACTCTCGGTGCAAAGACCCAAGATGTGAAATCTTTGGGGTTTGAGTCAGTCCCACAGTTACAAAATAGGAAATTGCCTATGTTGACACCAGGATCACACATTCAAGGCATGAAATCTCTGAAATTCAGCCCTGGGGCAACGTTGCAAGGTGCAAAATCTCTTGAGTCTGTAAAGCTTCAAATAATGAAAACCACAGAGGTCAACCAGGGCCTAGAGTTCCAGGTTGCAAAACACTCTGTTAGCCTTGGAATCAAAGATTTGCAATGTGATATCTTCTGAGTTCAATGCTGGGAAGCAGCGGCAAGAAAAGAAGTCTTCTAAGTTGAAACCATGGCCAGAGCTTCAAAGTGTGAAATTTGTGGTATACAGCCCTGGACCACATTTGCAAcatataaaattttcagaattgtGCAAAGAGACAAAGCTCCAAGATGTGAAATCTAAGGAATCCAATCCTGAGCAACAGTGGCAAGATGTTAAATCCTCTGAGTTATGCCAGGGGTCAAGGCTTCAAGGTATGCCATCTTTCAAGTTCAATCCTGGGCCACAGTTACAAGAGATAAAACCTGAGTTGTGCACAGACAGGAAGCTTCCATATGAGCCATTTCTGGAAACAAAGCATCAGCCTAAATTACAAGGTGGGAAATCCTCTGAATTTAATCTAGCCCCACAGCTTCAGTGTATAAATGTTAAGACATTCAGTACAATGGTGTAAAATCTGAGTTGAATCCTGGATCAGAGCCTCGAGGTATGAAATCCCAGGTGTTCTGCCCTGGGCCACCTTTGCAGGATGTGaattcttctgcatttatttcAAAACCAAAACTTCAGTGTGTAAATTCTGTTGGATGCAAATCTGAGCCACCCTTGCAAGGTATAAACCCTCCTGAACTAACTTCAGTTTCAAAACTTCAAGGTACAAAGTCTTCTGAGTTGAGTTCAGAGATCCCAAGGGAGACAACTATGGTGTTCAACCTTGATCTACATTTGCAAGATTTGAAATCTGAGCTGATTCCAGGGTCAAAGTTTCTTGCTATAGCACCCATGGAATGCAACCCTGAGCCACAGATGAAGTGTGTAAATTCTTCTAAGTTGAATCCAGAGCCAAAATTACAATGTGCAAATTCTATGGGGTGCAAACCTGGGCCACCTTTGCAAGGTGTACAGTCCTTTGAATTGACTTCAGGGACAAAATGTCAAGGTCCAGGATCTCAGGTGAATCTGGGGTCCAAGAATCAAAGTGAGACATCTCTGGTGTTCAGCGCTGAACCACATTTACAAGATTTGAAATCCGAATTGATTCTAGGGTCAAAGTTTCTTGCTGTAGCACCTATGGAGTGCAACCCTGGGCCACAGATGAAGTGTGTAAATTCTTTGGAGTTGGATCCAGAGCCCAAATTACAATGTGCTAATTCTATGGGGTATGAACTTGGGCCACCTTTGCAAGGTATACAATCTTTTGAGTTGACTTCAGGGGTTAAATGTCAAGGTATGGGATCTTTTGATTTGAATCTGGGGTCAGAAGTTCTAGGTATAAAAACTCTTATGTTTGACCCTGTGCAACATTTACAAAATGTGAAACGTGAATTGAGTCCAGGGACAAAGTTTCAAGGTATAACATCACAAGAATTAAACTGTGCCCTGCAGCTGCAAGGTGTGAATTCTTCTGATTTGAATTTTGGGTCAGAACTTCAATGCATAAATGCTATAAAGTTTAATCCAGACCCAGAGATGCAAGGCATGAAACCCTCTGACTTGAATCCTACGTCAGAATATCAAGGTACAAATCTATTCTGTTCATCCCTGGACCACATTTGCAAGGTGTAAAATCTTCTGAGTAAATCCCAGGGGCAAAGTTTCCAGAAATCAAGTTTTTGGAGAATCACTGTGGGTCACAGCAACAAGCTGTGCAATCAGTGTTCACTTTAGGCTCTTCGCTGAATGGTATGAAATCTGTGTTATTTTTACCAAAGCCACTGCTTGAAGATGTAAAGTCTGTGAAGATGAACAAAGAGCCAGTGTCTTGTGGTGGAAATTCTGTGAAACTGGCTTCAGGCTCTGAGCTGCAGTACTTGAAATGTGAGATGTTTGCACTAGAGCCTTGTTTTACAAAAGTGAAATCTGTGGAGTTAAATCCAGCACCATATCCTCAAGGTATGAATTCTGGGGAGTTGCCCTCACACCTCAGGCAGCACAGTGAGAGATCTGTGGTGTTTGCACCAAAGTTGTGTTTTCAAGATGTGAAATCTCTGGAGTTGAAACCAGGGCCACAACCTCAAGATGTGAATTCTAAGGATTTGATTTCTTGCCTCAGGCAGAAATCTGTGGTGTTTGAATCAGAGCCATGTTCTCAAGATGTGACATCTTTGAAGTCAAACCTACAGCTAGGCCTCCAAGTGCTAATTCTTCAGGGTTTCCATCATGCCTAAGGTCACGAAGTGTTAATTCTGAGGTCTTTGCACTGGAACTATGTTTTCAAGATGTGGAATCTGTAGAGTTGACACCAGGGTCCCAACAGCAAGGTATGAATTGCCAAGAGTTGACTTCAGGATGGCAAGGTATGAAATCAACAGTGTTGGCACCAGAGCCAACTAAGAAGTTCATACCAGGACCCATGTTGCCTAgtgttaaattttcaaatttgtctCTAGAATCACAGCGACAAGGTGAGAAACCTTTGGAGTTTACTCCAGAAGCAAAGTTGCAAAGTATAAAACATGTGACATTGTCTTCAGCATCTCTGCAACAAGATATGAAATCTGTAGAGTTACTACCAGGGTCACTGCTTCCAAGAACAAAATCTGAGGAACTAACTCCAAAGAGGAGCTATCAAATCACAGACTCCTCTGAGATAATCCCTAGGCCAGGGCATCAATTTGTAGAAGGTGCAGAGATGATCCCAACACCAAAGCCTCAAGTCCCTAAATCTCTGAATCTGGTGATCCCAACACCAAAGCATCAAGTCTCCAAATCTGTAAATTTGATTTCAGTACCAATTTATCATACCACAGAAAGGTTGGCACATCAAGGCAATGAAACTGTGGAAAAATCTGTGGGGTTGACCCCAAAGTCAACAAGTAAAACCATGGAATCTTCAGGAGTGCCTCTAAGACTAGATCTTCAAGTCCCAGAATCTGTTCACCTGACTCATGTGCTAAGGAATCAAGGCTCTGAATCCTTAGAATTAACCTTAAAGGAAATCCCAGAAACTCTCGAGTTGCTCTCTCAGTCATGGCCTCAAGTTAAGGACTTGGAGGAATCATATACAAGGCCAGTGCAGGAAGTTACAGGATCTGAAGAGATGACACCAGAGCCCAAGCATCACACTACAGAAACTATGGGGTTGACCCCCAAAGCAAGGCCAACAGAGAAGGAATTCCTTGGCATGACCCCAAAGCCAATAAGTAAAACCACTGGATATACAGAGAGCGCTCCAAGGCTCTATCCTCAAGCACTAGAATTTGCGGAGGTGACCTCTGAGAAAATACTGCAAAGGGAAGAATCAGAAGCACTGACTACAAAGCCATTACATCATGTCCCAGAATCTTCAGAGATGACACCAAGGCTAAGATATCCAGTTCCCGAATCTGTGGGTTCAACCTCTAAGCAATGGCTTCAAAGGGAGGAATCTTTAGATTTGTCCCCAAGGCAAACAGGTCAAGCTACAGGACATGCAGAATCTGTAGAGCTCACATCTGAGACACGGCAGCAAGGGGATGGACCAATGGGGCTGACACAGTCACAGAATCAAAGTATGAAATATTCACAGATAGCTCCAGGACTACAGGGTCAAATTACAGAGTTTATGAGGATTAGTCCAAAGCCGCTAGATCAAGTCATGGGATCTACAAAGACACAGCTTCAAGCTGCTCAACCAATAGGAATAACCTCAATAGGCCCCCCAAAAGTTGTTGAATATGTGAAAGTGACTCCTGGGCACCACTTCAGGTTGTAAAGTCTGTAGCATTAACACCAGGGGGAACCTCTCAAATGGTAGACGATGTTGAACTGACTCCAAAAGTACAAGATGTGAGACCTTCTGAATTTACCTCAGGGCTGTGGTTGCAAAGTGTAAAATCAAAGGAATTAACCACAGAGCCAACACACCAGATTTTGGATATAATGAAGTTGACAGGCTTTCAAATTGTAAAGACTGTGTTAATCCCAGGGCCACCACTTCAAATTGTAAAATCTGAGGAATTAACACCACTACCAATTCCTCAGATTGTAGAACCAATAGGAGTCTCCTTAGGATCAGCTACTGATGTAATGGATTGTTTGGATTTCTTCCCAAGGCCACATCTTCAAGAAATGGTAGAAACTGTAGAACTAACTCTGAGGCCAAATACCAAAGAGAAATCTTCAGAATCACTCTCACAGCCAGCATTTCCTTTGGAGGAATCTACAGTGTTCACTCATGAACAAGGGCTTCAGGCTGTGAAaggaatggggataaaaatagggCCTCCTCAAATCATGGAATGTGAGGATTTGAATCTAGTACAGGTATATCAGAATAGGGAATCTGAGGATTTTATTTCAAGAGAGGAGTTACAAATAGGGAATTATTTCTCTAGATTTCTACAGAACTCTTCAAACTTGCTCATCTCAAGCTCTGTCGAAGCATCTGAATTAGGAAGCCTTTGTGATTTGGAGATGCCAGAAGTGTCAAGGGCCTTAGATATAAAAAAGTTTGGGACAGATATTTTGCAGTCTGAAGAATAGTTTATAGACCCTACTATGATACAAACTTCAACCCTTCCCTTGTCCCTTCACAATCAACCCTCTGATAAGATAGCTAACATTGTAGATATCCCACATTTTGAGATCCCAGGAGTGGGTGTCCTATCTAAGAGGACTGATAAGAAGCAGGTGGAGAAGCTAGAGAATTCACTCCAGCGCCTATCCCAACATCCACTGCAAAGCTGGAGATCACCATCTAGGACCTTCCGGTCAGGATCAGGAACTCAAAGAGGCCTTAACTGGTCTGTCTTGAGCAGACAACAGAATGTCTGGGAGAATCACTCCTGGAGACAGCGACTACCCAGAAAATATCTCTCCAAGATGCTAGTGTTAGGGAATGTCTTGGGAACCACT
The window above is part of the Lutra lutra chromosome 9, mLutLut1.2, whole genome shotgun sequence genome. Proteins encoded here:
- the LOC125109769 gene encoding LOW QUALITY PROTEIN: uncharacterized protein C2orf16-like (The sequence of the model RefSeq protein was modified relative to this genomic sequence to represent the inferred CDS: inserted 2 bases in 1 codon; substituted 1 base at 1 genomic stop codon), whose translation is MTPQFGPTDGTQQQSGKSAELAQAPQLQNRKSLDLTHNSQLQGLEYVHLALPLKFSDTKAVELILRPPQEEKKSMEFAPKPWLQDERSKETAPVLLLKDVKVPQMVECRNVIPETQVESMKYEEPISGAHIQAVKSAELNLKPNHQATEPEGLTPWHQDLESSGMIPEPGYQGAKVEVTSDPCHLRKESMDLTQSSLRSTPEPLNQTSESMQVNSVPFQGALETMLQGVKTLETRMPQHIIQEAPELVPGSEMQGMNPEVLNPESQSMKFVHLNLGPKFSGMKAGPQLQDVKCSELMMGIKLQDKKSAGFASRSHLQGMRSSEVIPGSKLQQMKPSEFNHGPKLQGGKSDLIQMRKIQGVKSVEFNPGPQKQGEKSDLMLECRLXDLKSVDLKLVLQLQGVPSSELAPKTKLQSGESVEFLTRPTWKDMKPLELTLGAKTQDVKSLGFESVPQLQNRKLPMLTPGSHIQGMKSLKFSPGATLQGAKSLESVKLQIMKTTEVNQGLEFQVAKHSXLALESKICNVISSEFNAGKQRQEKKSSKLKPWPELQSVKFVVYSPGPHLQHIKFSELCKETKLQDVKSKESNPEQQWQDVKSSELCQGSRLQGMPSFKFNPGPQLQEIKPELCTDRKLPYEPFLETKHQPKLQGGKSSEFNLAPQLQCINVKTFSTMV
- the LOC125109770 gene encoding uncharacterized protein C2orf16-like, with translation MFSRCDIFEVKPTARPPSANSSGFPSCLRSRSVNSEVFALELCFQDVESVELTPGSQQQGMNCQELTSGWQGMKSTVLAPEPTKKFIPGPMLPSVKFSNLSLESQRQGEKPLEFTPEAKLQSIKHVTLSSASLQQDMKSVELLPGSLLPRTKSEELTPKRSYQITDSSEIIPRPGHQFVEGAEMIPTPKPQVPKSLNLVIPTPKHQVSKSVNLISVPIYHTTERLAHQGNETVEKSVGLTPKSTSKTMESSGVPLRLDLQVPESVHLTHVLRNQGSESLELTLKEIPETLELLSQSWPQVKDLEESYTRPVQEVTGSEEMTPEPKHHTTETMGLTPKARPTEKEFLGMTPKPISKTTGYTESAPRLYPQALEFAEVTSEKILQREESEALTTKPLHHVPESSEMTPRLRYPVPESVGSTSKQWLQREESLDLSPRQTGQATGHAESVELTSETRQQGDGPMGLTQSQNQSMKYSQIAPGLQGQITEFMRISPKPLDQVMGSTKTQLQAAQPIGITSIGPPKVVEYVKVTPGHHFRL